The following DNA comes from Longimicrobiaceae bacterium.
CGCCTTCCTGCGCGGGCCGGGGGACGCGCACGCCTACATGGTGCACGTGGGGGCGGGGTGGGCGCTCGCCCGGCTGCGCCGCCGCCTGGAATGCCCCCCGGCCGGGATGGACCCGCTCCTGGGATGGCTGGCGCTGGACGGCTACGGCTTCCACGAGGGGTACTTCCGTCCCGGGCCGACCGTGGACGGGCGGGAGGTCCCCCGCCGGCTCTCCGGGTACGCGCGCCGGGCCTTCGACCAGGGGGTGGGGCGGAGCCTCTGGTTCAGCCGGGGAGCGGACCCCGGCCGGATCGCCGGGGCGGTCGCCCGCTTCTCCCCGGAGCGGTGGGCCGACCTGTGGAGCGGGGTGGGGCTGGCCTGCGCGTACGCGGGCGACGGCCGGCGGGGTGGGGCCGACGCGGTCGCCGCCGCGTCCGGACGGCACCGG
Coding sequences within:
- a CDS encoding DUF1702 family protein, producing MHPAPAAALPSERPAPAPGRRTALLRTRLLGIDPREATFARRGFGECDPAARARLEEAGSTFLRGYHAALAEPEPARLGALLDGTGAELRGFAYEGSAMALALLDVLVPWRSGRLDAFLRGPGDAHAYMVHVGAGWALARLRRRLECPPAGMDPLLGWLALDGYGFHEGYFRPGPTVDGREVPRRLSGYARRAFDQGVGRSLWFSRGADPGRIAGAVARFSPERWADLWSGVGLACAYAGDGRRGGADAVAAASGRHR